The window CGAGCGCCTTGACCGCGGAGCCGGTGGCGAGGCCCAGGTCCTTGACGGCGTCGGCGGTGATCGCTGCGGTGATCTCCTGGCCCCCCTCCAGCCGGACCTTGACCGCCGCCATGGCCTCGCCGACGGTGACGGCGGTGACGGTGCCTGCGATCTGGTTGCGGATGCTGAGACTCATGAAACGTCGACCTCTTACGTGGACGCGGCGCGCGGCCGGAAGGGAACCGCACAGGACCGACCGTAGGACGCCTTGATCCGGTTCGCGGTCACCCCCTCGCATCTGCCCACCGGAACCACCCGCCCGGCTGGCCCTTGCCGCACCAACCGCGTCGACCGGCCGGCCACGACGGAAACGGTCCGGGATCGCGGGAACCCCGGACGCCCCGCATCCGACTACTGCCGCGTGGGAGACGGAGCCTCGTCTTCCCACACAGCCGAGGACGATCGAGGGGCGTGTGATGGGCGGGCTGGATGTGCGCATGCGGAAGGTCGTCTGCCGTCATGGCCGGGTGGAGGCCGTCGCCGACGTGGATCTGGAGATCGCCGCCGGTGAACGCGTGGCGCTGACCGGGACCAACGGCTCGGGCAAGACGACGCTGCTGCGTGCCGTACTGGGCCTGCACCGCCAGACCACGGGCTCGATCCTCGTCGGCGGCCGGGAGGGCCGTTCGCCCGCCGAGTGGGCCTGGCGGCGGCGTGCCTGCGCCTGGATCCCGCAGAAGCCGGCCGCCGGCCGGTTCCCCCTGCTCGGCGCCGAGCTGCTGGCCGCCAGCAACGCTCCGGCGGAGGCGGCCGAAGCCGCGGACCGGCTGGGGGTGGGACCGCTCGTAGGGCGGCCCCTGCACACCCTCTCCGGTGGCCAGTTGCAGCGGATGTACCTGGCCCGGGCCATCGGATGCGTCGCCGCGGGAGCCGAACTGCTCCTGGCCGACGAGCCGACGGCCGCGCTCGACTTCGACGGGCAGTCGGAGGCCGCGGACGTCCTGACCTCCCTGCCGGTGACGCTCATCGTGGTGACCCACGACCGGGGTCTCGCGGACCGCTGCGACCGCGTCCTGGAGATGGCCGCGGGCCGGCTGCGGGAGGTCCGGTGACCCTGGCCACCGCCGACCTCGCCGAACTCCTGTCGCTGCTGCCCGTGCAACGGGCCGCCGTGGCCCTGCTGCTGGCCGCGATCGGGCTGCCGGTCATCGGAGTGGTCATCGTCGGGCTCGACATCATGCCGGTCCGGTTCGCGATGATGCACGTCGCCCTGCTGGGCATCGCCGTCGGGCTGCTCACCGGGCTCGACCCCATGCTGTGCGCGCTGGTGGCGTGCGCGCTGGCCGGTGCGGGCGTGGCCCCGCTCGCCCGCACCCCGGACGGCCTGTCGGGGGCGATGGGCCTGCTGATGAGTCTGGCCATCGCGGCCGCACTGCTCCTGCTGGCCGTGTCGGGGGTCAACGCCTCCGGCGCCTTCGCCCTGTTGTGGGGGTCGATCCTGTCCGTCGGCACCGCCGACCTCGTCGTGCTGGGCGGGCTGGCCGTCGTCGTACCCGGCCTGTTCTGGTGGCGGCGGCGCGAGATCGGCCTGCTGCTGTACGACCGCGAGCTCGCCCTGTGTTCCGGGGTCCCGGTGCGGGCCCTGACGGCCGTACTTCTGGTCCTGGTCGCCATCGCGGTCGCCGGGGCGATCAAACTCACCGGCGCGCTGCTCGTGGACGCCCTGACCCTGCTGCCCGCACTCGCCGCACGCCGCCTGGGCAGCTCACTGAAGTCGATCACCTTCTGGGCGGTCGGCATCGGCGTCGCGGTGAACCTGACGGGGTTCCTCCTGGCCCTGTGGCTGGACTGGCCGCCCGGCCCGGTCCTCGTCCTGACCGCGGGGGCGCTGGTCCTCGCGGTCCACTTCATACCCGAACGGAGAATCAGCTCATGGCGCGCACCCGCGTCCGTATCCCTTCCCTCCTCGCACTGAGCGCGGCCCTCTTCCTGACCGCTGCCTGCGGGAACGATGCCTCGTCCGACGAC of the Streptomyces sp. NBC_01294 genome contains:
- a CDS encoding ATP-binding cassette domain-containing protein; translation: MGGLDVRMRKVVCRHGRVEAVADVDLEIAAGERVALTGTNGSGKTTLLRAVLGLHRQTTGSILVGGREGRSPAEWAWRRRACAWIPQKPAAGRFPLLGAELLAASNAPAEAAEAADRLGVGPLVGRPLHTLSGGQLQRMYLARAIGCVAAGAELLLADEPTAALDFDGQSEAADVLTSLPVTLIVVTHDRGLADRCDRVLEMAAGRLREVR
- a CDS encoding metal ABC transporter permease; the encoded protein is MTLATADLAELLSLLPVQRAAVALLLAAIGLPVIGVVIVGLDIMPVRFAMMHVALLGIAVGLLTGLDPMLCALVACALAGAGVAPLARTPDGLSGAMGLLMSLAIAAALLLLAVSGVNASGAFALLWGSILSVGTADLVVLGGLAVVVPGLFWWRRREIGLLLYDRELALCSGVPVRALTAVLLVLVAIAVAGAIKLTGALLVDALTLLPALAARRLGSSLKSITFWAVGIGVAVNLTGFLLALWLDWPPGPVLVLTAGALVLAVHFIPERRISSWRAPASVSLPSSH